From Roseibium alexandrii DFL-11, the proteins below share one genomic window:
- a CDS encoding substrate-binding periplasmic protein encodes MLLTAFLMLAGGQGTAQAAERCDTIRVNGTVDWYPVMRRSTNTGLASGVLPKTVVEIARRIGIDVDFRPITPFKRQLVQLENGSLDAVLGAYWTKERAEKFQYSSRVLDDEVAIFVLKGKEFPLSKWADLEGRLGIRPFGGSYGEDFDEYAREKLTMQEIAPVPTEFRRDMLGMLLNENADYAVLGRFHGLKIIEEADGADQLIDLNWPVVSNGVHILFSKTSTCAHLFDRFEEQLRKLRAEGWIETVLSDYRRPGQ; translated from the coding sequence GTGCTGCTGACGGCATTTTTGATGCTTGCTGGTGGACAGGGAACCGCTCAAGCCGCGGAACGCTGCGATACAATCCGGGTGAATGGGACAGTGGATTGGTATCCGGTGATGAGGCGGTCAACCAATACGGGGTTGGCATCCGGGGTCCTGCCGAAAACGGTGGTCGAAATTGCGCGGCGCATCGGCATTGATGTCGATTTCAGACCCATAACACCTTTCAAGCGCCAGCTTGTTCAATTGGAAAACGGCAGTCTTGATGCTGTTCTAGGCGCATATTGGACAAAAGAGCGTGCAGAGAAATTTCAGTACTCTTCCAGAGTGCTGGATGACGAAGTGGCCATATTTGTTTTGAAAGGCAAGGAATTCCCCCTGTCGAAATGGGCAGATCTTGAAGGCCGGTTGGGAATCAGGCCTTTTGGTGGCTCCTATGGTGAAGACTTCGATGAATATGCGCGCGAGAAACTGACGATGCAGGAAATCGCTCCTGTCCCTACAGAATTCAGACGCGATATGCTCGGGATGTTGCTGAATGAAAACGCGGATTATGCAGTCCTCGGCCGTTTTCACGGTTTGAAAATCATTGAGGAAGCCGACGGGGCGGATCAGTTAATCGACCTGAATTGGCCTGTGGTCTCCAATGGAGTGCATATTCTATTTTCCAAGACGTCGACTTGCGCGCATCTTTTTGATCGCTTCGAAGAACAGCTCAGGAAGCTTCGGGCCGAAGGATGGATAGAGACTGTCCTGTCAGACTATCGACGACCAGGACAATAA
- a CDS encoding formate--tetrahydrofolate ligase has product MASDIEIARAGKMKPIQEIGDRLNIPEEALLPYGRTKAKISADFIDGLNGKKNGKLILVTAINPTPAGEGKTTTTVGLGDGLNRIGKNAMICLREPSLGPCFGMKGGAAGGGYAQVVPMEDINLHFTGDFHAITSAHNLLAALIENHIYWGNELGIDQRRVVWRRVLDMNDRALREIVCSLGGVANGFPREGGFDITVASEIMAILCLATDLEDLQKRLGDIIVAYRRDRTAITARELEADGAMTVLLKEAIQPNLVQTLENNPAFIHGGPFANIAHGCNSVMATQTALKLADYVVTEAGFGADLGAEKFFDIKCRKAGLSPDAVVIVATVRALKMNGGVAKEDLGAENIEAVQKGCANLGRHIENIKQFGVPAVVAINHFTADTDAEVQEIKNFCADLGVDAVLASHWAKGSEGTAELAEKVAALAESGAAQFAPLYEDDMPLFEKIETIAKRIYRADEVLADKSIRDQLRRWEADGFGNLPVCMAKTQYSFSTDPNLRGAPTGHGVPIREVRLSAGAGFIVAICGEIMTMPGLPRVPSANHIKLNDEGLIEGLF; this is encoded by the coding sequence ATGGCCAGTGATATCGAGATTGCACGCGCAGGCAAAATGAAGCCGATCCAGGAGATTGGTGACAGGTTGAACATTCCGGAAGAAGCGTTGCTGCCTTATGGCCGCACGAAGGCGAAGATCTCCGCAGACTTCATCGACGGGCTGAACGGCAAGAAAAACGGCAAGCTGATCCTGGTCACTGCAATCAACCCGACACCAGCCGGCGAAGGCAAGACCACGACAACCGTGGGTCTCGGAGATGGTCTCAACCGGATCGGCAAGAACGCCATGATCTGCCTGCGCGAGCCGTCCCTCGGTCCCTGCTTCGGCATGAAGGGTGGTGCAGCCGGCGGTGGCTATGCGCAAGTGGTGCCGATGGAGGACATCAACCTCCACTTCACCGGCGATTTCCATGCGATCACGTCCGCGCACAACCTTCTGGCCGCCCTTATCGAAAACCACATCTACTGGGGCAATGAACTCGGCATTGACCAGCGGCGGGTGGTTTGGCGCCGTGTGCTGGACATGAACGACCGGGCGCTCCGCGAGATCGTCTGTTCACTCGGCGGTGTTGCCAACGGCTTCCCGCGTGAAGGCGGTTTCGACATCACCGTTGCCTCCGAAATCATGGCGATTCTCTGCCTGGCGACCGACCTTGAAGATCTTCAGAAACGCCTGGGCGACATCATCGTTGCCTACCGCCGCGACCGCACCGCGATCACCGCGCGCGAACTGGAAGCCGACGGCGCGATGACCGTGCTCCTGAAAGAAGCCATCCAACCGAACCTCGTTCAGACCCTGGAAAACAATCCAGCCTTCATTCACGGCGGCCCATTTGCCAACATCGCCCATGGCTGTAATTCCGTCATGGCGACCCAGACGGCACTGAAACTTGCCGACTATGTCGTGACCGAAGCCGGTTTCGGCGCGGACCTTGGCGCCGAGAAATTCTTTGATATCAAATGCCGCAAGGCTGGTCTTTCGCCGGATGCGGTGGTGATTGTCGCGACCGTGCGTGCGCTGAAGATGAATGGCGGTGTCGCCAAGGAAGACCTTGGCGCGGAAAACATCGAGGCCGTCCAAAAGGGATGCGCCAACCTCGGACGTCACATCGAAAACATCAAGCAGTTTGGCGTCCCGGCCGTCGTCGCGATCAACCACTTCACCGCGGACACGGACGCAGAGGTTCAGGAGATCAAAAACTTCTGCGCGGATCTTGGTGTTGATGCCGTTCTGGCGTCCCACTGGGCCAAAGGCTCGGAAGGCACAGCGGAACTTGCCGAAAAAGTCGCGGCGCTTGCCGAAAGCGGTGCAGCTCAGTTCGCCCCGCTCTACGAAGACGACATGCCGCTCTTTGAAAAGATCGAGACGATTGCCAAGCGCATCTACCGCGCCGACGAGGTCCTGGCCGACAAGTCAATCCGGGATCAACTGCGCCGCTGGGAGGCAGACGGCTTCGGCAATCTGCCGGTCTGCATGGCCAAGACCCAGTATTCCTTCTCCACCGATCCGAACCTGCGCGGCGCGCCAACCGGCCATGGTGTGCCGATCCGCGAAGTCCGCCTCTCAGCCGGCGCCGGCTTCATCGTTGCGATCTGCGGGGAAATCATGACCATGCCGGGTCTGCCGCGCGTGCCGTCCGCAAATCATATCAAGCTGAACGACGAAGGCTTGATCGAGGGTCTGTTCTGA
- a CDS encoding substrate-binding periplasmic protein, with protein MGQSIKPRRRGELFAFLVVFSGVLFAGGPAYSSCDVLKVNGANEWRPFSWRTPELGEMKGIFPAIIHHVSKTVPVRSEYGPDLPWNRLFALLEHGSIDVLAGAYLSAERQTKFELSHPVQEDEVTVFIRAGMKAKPDGLDGLIGLRGRAPYGVHLGEDNNKFAADNLVIDSQSLDDIAGDLEMLTDGRFDYILMSRSYGKKAVSTFGFDGQIEDVPWTAARRSVHFIFSKESPCVTLLPEFNAVIDEQLQAGFLDEFQTGFDTAGGFKNTAPSADTVAE; from the coding sequence ATGGGGCAAAGTATAAAACCACGCAGGCGCGGGGAGCTTTTCGCATTTCTTGTTGTGTTTAGTGGAGTTCTGTTCGCTGGCGGCCCTGCATATTCAAGTTGCGACGTTCTGAAGGTGAATGGCGCCAATGAATGGCGGCCCTTTTCCTGGAGAACACCTGAGCTTGGTGAAATGAAGGGCATTTTCCCGGCGATAATACATCACGTCTCCAAGACGGTGCCTGTCAGGAGTGAATATGGGCCGGACCTGCCGTGGAACCGGCTGTTTGCGCTCTTGGAACACGGCAGCATTGATGTTCTTGCGGGCGCCTATCTATCAGCAGAGCGTCAAACCAAGTTTGAACTCAGCCATCCGGTTCAAGAAGATGAGGTGACCGTTTTTATACGGGCAGGGATGAAAGCGAAGCCTGACGGTCTGGATGGCCTCATTGGATTGCGCGGACGCGCGCCTTACGGCGTCCACCTCGGCGAAGACAATAACAAATTCGCTGCCGACAACCTTGTCATCGATAGCCAGTCGCTTGATGATATTGCCGGTGATCTGGAAATGCTGACGGATGGCAGGTTCGATTACATCTTGATGTCCCGCAGTTACGGAAAAAAGGCGGTATCCACGTTTGGGTTCGACGGCCAGATTGAAGATGTGCCCTGGACAGCTGCGCGCCGGTCGGTGCATTTCATCTTTTCAAAGGAGTCGCCCTGTGTGACTCTTCTTCCGGAATTCAACGCGGTGATTGATGAACAGCTGCAAGCCGGTTTCTTGGACGAGTTTCAAACCGGATTTGACACCGCTGGCGGCTTTAAGAACACCGCCCCCTCCGCGGACACAGTAGCAGAATGA
- a CDS encoding winged helix-turn-helix domain-containing protein, with the protein MMSAATPIIDNTTARRLFLDRHGLAALSGRATTDRVNETISALGFVQVDSINTVSRAHHMILSSRLPGYKETHLKRLLEKDRHLFEHWTHDASVIPTSSFPHWRLRFDRDRAKLIGRWRNWRQNGFEEKFNEVLKQVSDHGPVSSSTVGEDEARSKGGWWNWHPSKTALEFLWRTGELSVCHRRGFQKIYDLTERVIPQAHLAQRFDLEETIDWAARSALDRLGFATSGEIAAFWDLITPAEAKTWCEAKLASGEIIETLTEGADGSLRKSFLMPETLATLDKLSPLPPRVRILSPFDPALRDRKRAERLFGFHYRIEVFVPEPKRQYGYYVFPVLEGNSLIGRIDMKAYRADDRLHVRAFWPEVKTRMGKGRVGKLESEIDRIARFADCGSVSFEPDWLRVP; encoded by the coding sequence ATGATGAGTGCAGCCACCCCGATTATTGACAATACAACCGCACGCCGCCTTTTTCTGGATCGCCATGGTCTTGCGGCCCTTTCAGGCCGTGCAACCACCGACAGAGTAAACGAAACAATTTCCGCCCTTGGCTTTGTACAAGTTGACAGCATCAACACGGTTTCCCGCGCCCATCACATGATCCTTTCCTCCCGGCTTCCGGGCTACAAGGAAACGCATCTCAAACGGCTGCTAGAGAAAGACCGTCATCTCTTCGAACACTGGACCCATGATGCCTCGGTAATACCAACGTCCTCTTTTCCCCATTGGCGGCTGCGCTTTGATCGTGATCGGGCAAAGCTGATCGGGCGCTGGCGCAACTGGCGGCAAAACGGTTTTGAAGAAAAGTTCAACGAGGTCCTGAAACAGGTTTCTGACCACGGACCTGTTTCTTCTTCGACGGTGGGGGAAGATGAGGCGCGCAGCAAAGGCGGCTGGTGGAACTGGCATCCATCGAAAACAGCACTCGAGTTTTTGTGGCGGACGGGTGAGCTGTCTGTCTGCCACCGGCGCGGATTTCAGAAAATCTACGACCTGACCGAACGTGTCATTCCGCAAGCGCATTTGGCACAGCGTTTCGACTTGGAAGAGACAATCGACTGGGCAGCTCGGTCGGCCCTGGACCGGCTGGGATTTGCAACATCCGGTGAAATTGCCGCGTTCTGGGATCTGATCACGCCGGCAGAGGCAAAAACGTGGTGCGAAGCGAAGCTTGCAAGCGGCGAAATCATTGAGACCCTCACCGAAGGCGCCGACGGCTCCCTTCGAAAAAGCTTCCTAATGCCGGAAACGCTGGCAACACTGGACAAACTGTCACCTCTGCCCCCAAGGGTGCGTATTCTCTCGCCTTTTGATCCGGCCTTGCGGGACCGCAAGCGCGCAGAACGCTTGTTCGGCTTTCATTACCGGATCGAAGTCTTCGTTCCCGAACCGAAGCGGCAATACGGCTATTACGTCTTCCCCGTTCTGGAGGGAAACAGCTTGATTGGCCGGATTGATATGAAGGCCTACCGCGCCGATGACCGACTGCATGTCAGAGCGTTTTGGCCGGAGGTAAAGACCCGGATGGGTAAGGGCCGGGTTGGAAAACTGGAAAGCGAAATCGATCGGATTGCAAGGTTCGCGGACTGCGGATCTGTTAGCTTTGAGCCAGACTGGCTGCGAGTTCCTTAA
- a CDS encoding YgaP family membrane protein — protein sequence MTVERGILLVVGALVLATVLLAVYVNINWLWVTGILGVHLMQASFTGFCPVVMTLKKLGLPQRPGFS from the coding sequence ATGACAGTCGAACGAGGAATTCTTCTGGTGGTTGGTGCGCTCGTCCTGGCGACTGTGCTGCTGGCTGTTTACGTGAACATCAATTGGCTTTGGGTGACCGGCATTCTCGGTGTGCATTTGATGCAGGCCTCTTTCACCGGCTTTTGTCCGGTGGTCATGACCTTGAAGAAACTCGGTCTGCCGCAACGCCCCGGTTTTTCCTGA
- a CDS encoding helix-turn-helix domain-containing protein yields the protein MTDSDILSRLPERLKKARRAQGLSLEAVEKLSGVSRSMVSQIERGESNPTVATLLNLTRALNVDFAGLLGEEAVEDRVEIVKVSQTPALDRAGDGCKIRILSAPQDAGRFEVYELFFKDGGKLESKPHERGTREQLIAEEGTLKVMSGVATGMIEKGDTARYAADVAHTIEAVNGPARAILMVVRF from the coding sequence ATGACAGATTCAGATATTCTTTCCCGTTTGCCGGAGCGGTTGAAAAAAGCCCGCCGGGCCCAAGGCTTGTCGCTTGAGGCGGTTGAAAAGCTCTCCGGAGTGTCGCGGTCGATGGTCAGTCAGATCGAACGCGGCGAATCCAATCCCACGGTTGCGACGCTGCTCAACTTGACACGGGCGCTGAATGTCGACTTTGCCGGCCTGCTCGGAGAAGAGGCCGTTGAGGATCGGGTGGAAATTGTGAAGGTGAGCCAGACCCCGGCGCTCGATCGGGCAGGAGATGGCTGCAAGATCCGGATCTTGTCCGCGCCTCAGGACGCGGGCCGGTTCGAGGTCTATGAACTCTTTTTTAAAGATGGGGGCAAACTGGAGAGCAAACCCCATGAGCGGGGAACCCGGGAGCAATTGATCGCCGAAGAGGGAACGTTGAAGGTCATGTCCGGCGTTGCAACGGGGATGATTGAAAAGGGCGATACCGCGCGTTACGCGGCAGATGTGGCGCACACGATCGAAGCGGTCAACGGGCCAGCCCGGGCTATTTTGATGGTGGTTCGTTTCTAG
- the tdh gene encoding L-threonine 3-dehydrogenase, which produces MSNQMKALEKSEPREGLWMTRAPVPEIGPDDVLIKINKTGICGTDIHIWNWDDWASKTVPVPMITGHEFAGEIVEIGRNVDDLEVGQRCSGEGHLIGKHSRQSRSGKFHLDPETRGIGVNEQGAFAEYLRLPAFNVVPLPDEIDDEIGAILDPLGNAVHTALSFDLVGEDVLITGAGPIGIMAAAVARHVGARNVVITDVNQARLDLATRVVDVVPVNVAREDLKGIEKKLGMKEGFDVGLEMSGNQIALDQMVENLVMGGRIALLGIPPGKSPVDWSRIVFKAITIKGVYGREIFETWYKMIAMLQNGLDVRNVITHRFGVDDFEKGFAAMKSGEAGKVVLSWQ; this is translated from the coding sequence ATGAGCAATCAGATGAAGGCATTGGAAAAATCTGAGCCGCGGGAGGGGCTCTGGATGACGCGTGCTCCAGTGCCGGAAATTGGGCCCGACGACGTCCTGATCAAGATAAACAAAACCGGTATATGCGGCACTGACATCCACATCTGGAACTGGGACGATTGGGCTTCAAAAACGGTGCCGGTTCCAATGATTACCGGCCACGAATTTGCAGGTGAGATCGTCGAAATTGGCCGCAACGTCGACGATCTTGAAGTCGGGCAGCGTTGTTCCGGGGAGGGGCACCTGATCGGCAAACATTCCCGACAATCCCGGTCAGGCAAGTTTCATCTGGACCCAGAGACACGGGGCATCGGGGTCAACGAGCAAGGCGCATTTGCTGAATACTTGCGGCTGCCGGCGTTCAATGTGGTGCCGCTGCCAGATGAGATCGACGACGAGATCGGCGCCATTCTCGACCCTCTCGGCAATGCGGTCCACACGGCCTTGAGTTTTGATCTGGTTGGCGAAGACGTGCTGATCACCGGCGCAGGACCGATTGGCATCATGGCAGCTGCCGTCGCGCGCCATGTCGGCGCCCGCAATGTGGTGATCACCGACGTCAACCAGGCCCGCCTTGATCTTGCAACGCGCGTTGTAGATGTCGTACCCGTAAATGTCGCGCGCGAAGATCTCAAGGGCATCGAGAAGAAGCTCGGCATGAAGGAAGGTTTCGACGTTGGGCTGGAGATGTCCGGCAATCAAATCGCGCTCGACCAAATGGTCGAAAACCTCGTTATGGGCGGGCGGATCGCGCTGCTTGGTATTCCGCCGGGCAAGTCACCGGTCGACTGGTCGCGGATTGTGTTCAAGGCGATCACGATCAAGGGCGTCTACGGCCGAGAGATCTTCGAAACCTGGTATAAGATGATTGCGATGCTGCAGAACGGCCTCGATGTGCGCAACGTCATCACGCACCGGTTTGGTGTCGATGACTTTGAAAAAGGCTTTGCGGCGATGAAATCCGGCGAGGCGGGCAAGGTGGTTCTTAGCTGGCAATGA
- a CDS encoding glycine C-acetyltransferase produces the protein MSQAFLENISATLKKIEAEGLYKRERLITSPQGGHIAVGGRDVINLCANNYLGLADHPALIEAAKKAMDPKGFGMASVRFICGTQDIHRELEQRLARFLAKDDAILFAACFDANGGLFEPLLGPEDAIISDALNHASIIDGIRLCKAKRYRYQNSDMTDLEAKLREAREAGARHIMIATDGVFSMDGYLAKLPEITALAKQYEAIVMVDDCHATGFMGPKGEGTPAHFGVDVDILTGTLGKALGGGIGGYIAGPQPVIDLLRQRARPYLFSNSLPPSIVMSGLEAIRLVEEGHELRKSLFDNARYWRAGLEALGFTLLPGEHPIIPVMLGEAKLAQAMAASLFEEGVYVSGFFFPVVPRGQARIRTQMNAALTRADLDRALDAFAKAGKTTGVLS, from the coding sequence GTGTCGCAGGCGTTCTTGGAAAACATTTCCGCCACCTTGAAAAAAATCGAGGCAGAAGGGCTCTACAAGCGCGAGCGGTTGATCACATCACCTCAAGGCGGACATATCGCTGTTGGTGGGCGCGATGTCATCAATCTGTGTGCCAACAACTATCTGGGGCTGGCCGATCACCCGGCCCTGATCGAAGCGGCCAAAAAAGCCATGGATCCAAAAGGGTTCGGCATGGCCTCGGTGCGGTTCATTTGCGGCACGCAGGACATTCACCGCGAGCTGGAGCAGCGCCTGGCAAGGTTTTTGGCTAAAGACGACGCCATTCTTTTCGCGGCCTGTTTTGACGCGAACGGCGGTTTGTTTGAGCCGCTCCTCGGTCCGGAAGACGCGATTATATCGGACGCGCTCAATCACGCTTCGATCATTGACGGCATCCGGCTTTGCAAGGCCAAGCGCTACCGTTACCAGAATTCCGATATGACGGATCTGGAGGCAAAGCTCCGGGAAGCCCGCGAGGCTGGTGCCCGTCACATCATGATCGCGACCGATGGCGTCTTTTCCATGGATGGATATCTCGCCAAGCTGCCTGAGATCACCGCGCTCGCCAAGCAATACGAGGCGATCGTGATGGTCGATGACTGCCACGCCACAGGCTTCATGGGACCGAAAGGCGAGGGCACGCCGGCACATTTCGGCGTGGATGTCGATATCCTGACCGGAACGCTCGGCAAGGCGCTGGGCGGCGGCATCGGCGGCTATATCGCCGGACCGCAGCCGGTCATTGATCTGTTGCGCCAGCGGGCAAGGCCTTATCTTTTTTCAAACAGTCTGCCGCCGTCCATTGTCATGAGCGGCCTTGAGGCCATCCGGCTGGTGGAAGAGGGGCATGAGCTCCGGAAAAGCCTTTTTGACAACGCGCGCTACTGGCGGGCGGGACTGGAGGCTCTGGGCTTTACGCTGTTGCCCGGTGAGCACCCGATCATTCCTGTCATGCTCGGAGAGGCCAAACTGGCACAGGCCATGGCGGCAAGCCTGTTTGAGGAAGGGGTTTACGTCTCCGGTTTCTTCTTCCCTGTTGTCCCGCGCGGCCAGGCGCGCATCCGCACTCAGATGAATGCGGCGCTGACACGTGCAGATCTCGACCGGGCGCTCGACGCTTTTGCGAAAGCCGGCAAGACCACAGGAGTGTTGTCATGA
- a CDS encoding sulfite exporter TauE/SafE family protein, with protein sequence MNSPELYLIATAVFVLAGVVKGTVGMGLPAISLGLMTVFVGVEAAIVLILWPTFLTNLWQAVYGGHLKALAKRLWPFLAAASATLILGTFILTTAPKGVPDLVLGALMIAYAVPMLAGLRLHIPSEWERPIGVVLGALNGIFSGLTGAYTVPGVMYLQALGLDRDELVQAMGLLFLSATVMLALALGGFGLLEFEGAVQSLLLTVPALAGVFMGQRLRGRLSDAGFRRAFLGALLCLGVYLVPLGLWRVMG encoded by the coding sequence ATGAACAGCCCTGAGCTCTATCTGATCGCAACAGCCGTTTTTGTTCTGGCGGGTGTGGTCAAGGGGACCGTCGGCATGGGCCTGCCGGCAATCAGCCTCGGTTTGATGACTGTGTTCGTCGGGGTTGAAGCGGCCATTGTCCTGATCCTTTGGCCCACTTTCCTGACCAACCTCTGGCAAGCGGTTTACGGGGGGCACCTGAAGGCACTTGCCAAACGGCTATGGCCGTTTCTCGCTGCTGCCTCTGCAACGCTGATACTTGGAACGTTCATTCTGACGACGGCTCCAAAAGGCGTGCCGGATTTGGTCCTGGGTGCCTTGATGATTGCTTATGCAGTGCCGATGCTCGCAGGTCTTCGATTGCACATCCCATCGGAATGGGAACGGCCCATCGGTGTGGTACTTGGGGCGTTGAACGGGATTTTTTCAGGGTTGACGGGGGCTTATACAGTCCCGGGAGTGATGTACCTTCAGGCCTTGGGCCTTGATCGGGACGAATTGGTACAGGCCATGGGGCTGTTGTTCTTGTCTGCAACGGTCATGCTGGCGTTGGCGCTGGGCGGCTTTGGTCTTCTCGAATTTGAGGGGGCAGTCCAGTCTCTGCTCCTGACGGTTCCAGCCCTTGCCGGTGTTTTTATGGGCCAGCGCTTGCGGGGGCGCTTGTCAGACGCCGGGTTCCGCCGTGCATTCCTTGGTGCACTTCTATGCCTTGGGGTCTATCTGGTGCCTTTGGGCCTCTGGCGCGTAATGGGTTGA
- a CDS encoding corrinoid protein — translation MSDEDDIDLSALSDDELVEQMHDDLYDGLQEEILDAVNILLERGWAPYDILTKALVEGMRIVGVDFRDGILFVPEVLLSANAMKSGMSILRPLLAETGAPKVGKMVIGTVKGDIHDIGKNLVSMMMEGAGFEVIDIGINNPVENYLAALEEHQPDILGMSALLTTTMPYMKVVIDEMKEKGLRDDYIVLVGGAPLNEEFGQAVGADGYCRDAAVAVEMAKDLIARRHNQLSNRG, via the coding sequence ATGTCTGACGAAGACGACATCGACCTGTCGGCCCTGTCTGACGATGAACTCGTCGAGCAGATGCATGATGATCTTTATGATGGTCTGCAGGAAGAAATCCTGGATGCGGTGAACATCCTTTTGGAACGCGGCTGGGCACCATACGACATCCTGACCAAGGCGCTCGTTGAAGGTATGCGGATCGTCGGCGTCGACTTCCGCGATGGCATCTTGTTCGTGCCGGAAGTGCTCTTGTCCGCAAACGCCATGAAATCCGGCATGAGCATCCTGCGTCCGCTGCTCGCGGAAACGGGAGCCCCCAAAGTCGGCAAGATGGTTATCGGCACCGTCAAGGGCGATATTCACGACATCGGCAAGAACCTTGTCTCCATGATGATGGAGGGGGCCGGCTTTGAAGTGATCGACATCGGCATCAACAACCCGGTCGAAAACTATCTGGCGGCTTTGGAAGAACACCAGCCCGACATTCTCGGCATGTCCGCTCTTTTGACCACCACCATGCCTTACATGAAGGTCGTCATCGACGAGATGAAGGAAAAAGGTCTGCGGGACGACTATATCGTGCTCGTGGGCGGCGCGCCGCTCAACGAAGAGTTCGGACAAGCCGTTGGTGCAGATGGCTACTGCCGTGATGCAGCCGTTGCTGTTGAGATGGCGAAAGATCTGATTGCCCGGCGGCACAACCAGCTCTCCAACCGGGGCTGA
- a CDS encoding GlxA family transcriptional regulator encodes MSGRAHDDSCQKIAFVIMDRFSMNAFASVIEPLRIANRMLGRDYYVWETYSLDGNPVVASNGCEVSVKKSIRDLGDADITLLCTGVDVERLPLDPELGNKLRRLNALGRTFGAICTGAYLLARYNLLDGRRCTIHWENLRSLREEFPDVEVTSDIFSIDRNCITCAGGMASLDMILRLIAIQHGAYLAHEVAEVALYQNMRSGESAQRHDIEARTGISNAKILDAIRIMDLHIEDPLSCQQLAMTVNLSPRQLERLFRRHFNCTPGQYYLRLRLETARDLLRRTSRPVLDVALACGFASTSHFTKCYRERFLCTPTEERQSYQWANTKPTSNVGTATPMRLVAK; translated from the coding sequence ATGTCCGGACGCGCGCACGACGACAGCTGTCAAAAAATAGCATTCGTGATCATGGACCGTTTCTCCATGAATGCATTCGCGAGTGTCATCGAACCACTACGAATAGCAAACCGGATGCTCGGCAGGGACTATTACGTTTGGGAAACTTATTCCCTTGACGGGAATCCAGTCGTTGCGAGCAATGGATGCGAAGTTTCCGTAAAAAAATCTATTCGCGACCTTGGCGATGCAGACATTACACTTTTGTGTACTGGCGTCGATGTCGAGCGCTTGCCTCTTGATCCGGAACTCGGCAACAAGCTGCGGCGTCTCAATGCCCTCGGCCGGACGTTCGGCGCCATCTGCACCGGCGCGTATTTGCTGGCGCGTTACAATCTTCTCGATGGCCGCCGCTGCACGATCCACTGGGAGAACCTCCGCTCCTTGCGCGAAGAATTCCCGGACGTCGAAGTGACCTCAGATATTTTCTCGATTGATCGAAACTGCATTACCTGCGCAGGCGGCATGGCGTCACTGGACATGATCCTGCGCTTGATTGCCATTCAGCATGGTGCCTACCTTGCGCACGAAGTGGCCGAGGTTGCGCTCTATCAGAACATGCGGTCCGGCGAATCCGCCCAGCGTCACGACATTGAAGCCCGGACTGGGATTTCAAATGCCAAGATCCTCGACGCTATCCGGATTATGGATCTGCATATTGAAGACCCGCTCAGCTGCCAGCAGCTCGCAATGACGGTGAACTTGTCTCCTCGTCAGCTGGAGCGGTTGTTCCGCCGGCACTTCAACTGCACGCCAGGCCAGTACTATTTGCGTTTGCGTCTTGAGACTGCACGCGATTTGTTGCGGCGCACGAGCCGTCCGGTTCTGGACGTTGCGCTTGCTTGCGGCTTTGCCTCCACGTCTCACTTCACAAAGTGCTACCGGGAACGCTTCTTGTGCACCCCGACAGAAGAACGCCAGTCCTATCAATGGGCCAACACCAAACCAACATCGAATGTTGGCACGGCGACCCCCATGCGCCTTGTCGCGAAGTAA